The Bacillaceae bacterium S4-13-56 DNA window CTATAGCTTTCTGCAATTGATCTGTCGAAGCATAAGTAGCGGGTACATCACCTGGTTTAATAGGTTCAAAAATCTTTTCAAATTGGACTTCTTTTCCTAGAGCTTTACTTAAGACCTTTTCTAACGTTTCAATAAACACCATCAACTTCTCCGGACTATTGTTTCCGATGTTAAAGACTTTATGTTGAACATCACCTTCAGGTGGATTACTTAATAATCGTTCAATTCCTTCAGCGATGTCATCAATATAAGTAAAGTCCCGATATAGATCATTCTCAAAATCACCATTATTGAAGATCTTTATAGGCTCACCATTAAAGTACTTATCTGCAAATCCAAAATAAGCCATA harbors:
- a CDS encoding NAD-dependent epimerase/dehydratase family protein — translated: YNPVDHLVYASSSSVYGANKKVPFEETDFVDNPVSLYASTKKSNELMAHTYSHLYKIPATGLRFFTVYGPMGRPDMAYFGFADKYFNGEPIKIFNNGDFENDLYRDFTYIDDIAEGIERLLSNPPEGDVQHKVFNIGNNSPEKLMVFIETLEKVLSKALGKEVQFEKIFEPIKPGDVPATYASTDQLQKAIGFKPETSIEEGLQKFADWYVDYYKVK